The stretch of DNA CCTGGTGGACCGCAACCAGGGTGGGCAATTGCTGGCGCGGATCAAGGGCGTGCGCAAGAAGCTGTCCCAGGACCTGGGCTTCCTCATGCCCACTGTGCATATTCGCGACAACCTCGACCTGGCGCCCAGCGCTTACCGGCTGACGCTGATGGGGGTGATCCTGGCCGAGGCCGAGATTTACCCGGATCGCGAGCTGGCGATCAACCCGGGGCAGGTCTATGGCACGCTCAACGGCATCAACGCCAAAGATCCGGCCTTCGGCCTGGAGGCGGTGTGGATCGAGATCAGCCAGCGCGCCCAGGCGCAGTCGCTGGGCTACACCGTGGTCGACGCCAGTACCGTGGTCGCCACCCACCTCAACCAGATTCTGTACAAGCACTCCAGCGAGCTGATCGGCCACGAAGAAGTCCAGCAGCTTTTGCAATTGCTGGCCAAGGGTTCGCCGAAGCTGGCGGAAGAGCTGGTGCCGGGCGTGCTTTCGTTGTCCCAGCTGCTCAAGGTGCTGCAGGCGCTGCTGGCCGAACAGGTGCCGGTGCGCGATATCCGCAGCATTGCCGAGGCCATCGCGAACAATGCCGCCAAGAGTCAAGATACTGCCGCTTTGGTGGCCGCGGTGCGTGTCGGATTGTCGCGCGCCATCGTGCAAAGCATTGTAGGCACTGAGTCCGAGCTGCCTGTGATCACCTTGGAGCCCAGGTTGGAACAGATTTTGCTCAATAGTCTGCAGAAGGCAGGACAAGGCTCGGAAGAGGGTGTCCTGTTGGAGCCAAGCATGGCTGAGAAGCTGCAGCGTTCGTTGATCGAAGCCGCGCAGCGCCAGGAAATGCAAGGTCAACCGGTGATTCTGCTGGTAGCCGGTCCGGTCCGCGCGATGCTCTCGCGGTTCGGACGCCTGGCGGTCCCGGGCTTGCACGTGTTGGCGTACCAGGAAATCCCTGACAACAAGCAAGTGACCATCGTTGCGACAGTAGGGCCCAACGGCTGAGGTAGTGGGTTATGCAAGTTAAGCGTTTTTTCGCCGCCGATATGCGTCAGGCCATGAAGCTGGTTCGTGATGAGCTGGGCGCCGACGCTGCCATCATTGGCAATCGCCGCATCGCCGGCGGTGTCGAGCTGACGGCTGCCCTGGATTACAAGCTATCGGCGCTGGCGCCGCGGGTGCCGAACATGGAGCTCGAGGACGAACTGCGCAAGACTCAGTCGCGCATCGTCACCGCCCAGGCCGAACTGAGCCTGCGTGGCGACGGCGATTCCAGTACCAATCGCCAGTTGTTCGCCGGCCTGCCGCTGACCGCCGCCGAGCCGCTGATCGAACCTACGTTCAACGAGCCCCAGCGCCCTGCTCCGGTGGCCGCCGCGCCGGCGGTCGATCAGCGGGCACTGGACTCGATGCGTTTTGAACTCAACGGCCTGCGCGAGCTGCTGGAAGTCCAGCTCGGCTCCCTGGCCTGGAGCCAGCTGCAAGGCAGCCGGCCCGAACAGGCTAACCTGTGGCGGCGCCTGCAGCGTATCGGCTTGTCCGGTCCGCTGGCCCGCGACCTGCTGGCGCTGATCACTGAAATCGACGAACCCCGCCAGGCCTGGCGCATGCTCCTGGCCCACCTGGCGCGGATGATCGTGACCCCGGAAGTCGAGCCACTGGAGGAGGGCGGTGTGATCGCCATGGTCGGCCCCGCCGGCATGGGCAAGACCACCACCCTGGCCAAGCTGGCCGCGCGTTATGTACTCAAGTACGGCGCGCAGAACATCGCGCTGGTGAGCATGGACAGCTACCGCATCGGCGCCCAGGAACAGCTCAAGACCCTGGGCCGGATCCTCAATGTCTCGGTGACCCATGTCGACCCGGGCCAGTCCCTGGCGCAAGCCCTCGATCCGCTGCTGCGCAAGCGTGTGGTGCTGATCGACACCGCCGGCCTGCAAGCCAGCGACCCGGCCCTGCGCATGCAGCTGGAAAGCCTGGCCGGACGTGGCATCCGGGCAAAAAATTATCTGGTCTTGGCAACCACCAGCCAGAAACAGGTTCTAACCGCCGCATACCACAGCTACAAGCGTTGCGGGCTGGCCGGCTGCATCCTGACTAAACTGGATGAAACCGCCAGCCTTGGTGAGGTGTTGAGCCTGGCGATCAGTCATGAACTCCCTGTTGCCTATCTGACCGATGGCCCGCGGATTCCGGACGATCTGCACTTGCCGCGCCGTCACCAGCTGGTCAGTCGTGCGGTGAGCGTGCAGATGCAGGAAGAACCCAGCGAAGAAGCCATGGCTGACATGTTCGCTGACCTCTACCACAACCCGACCAAGCGGGTTGGCTGAGGGAATCATGAAAAGATTGCAATGTACCTACATCGATGGTCTGCCAGGCATTGTTCCGTTGGTGAACGCGCAGCCAGTTATGTGGCCCCGTCTAAGTAAGACAAGGTAAAGAACGAACATGGGCAGCATGCATCCCGTACAGGTGATCGCGGTGACCGGCGGCAAAGGTGGCGTCGGCAAGACTAACGTGTCAGTGAACTTGTCCCTGGCCCTAGCGGAGCTCGGCCGGCGCGTCATGCTGCTGGACGCCGACCTGGGCCTGGCCAACGTCGACGTGCTATTGGGGCTGACCCCCAAACGGACCCTCGCCGACGTGATCGAAGGCCGCTGCGAGCTGCGCGATGTGCTGCTGCAGGGGCCGGGTGGAATCCGTATCGTGCCGGCGGCGTCCGGCACCCAGAGCATGGTTCATCTGAGCCCGGCGCAGCATGCCGGCCTGATCCAGGCTTTCAGCGACATCGGCGACAACCTCGATGTGCTGGTGATCGACACCGCCGCCGGCATCGGCGACTCGGTGGTCAGCTTCGTCCGCGCGGCCCAGGAAGTGTTGCTGGTGGTCTGCGACGAGCCGACCTCGATCACCGACGCCTACGCGCTGATCAAGCTGCTCAACCGCGACTACGGCATGAACCGCTTCCGCGTGCTCGCCAACATGGCGCAGAGCCCGCAGGAGGGGCGCAATCTGTTCGCCAAGTTGACCAAGGTCACGGATCGCTTCCTGGACGTGGCCCTACAATATGTCGGCGCCGTGCCTTACGACGAATGCGTGCGCAAGGCCGTGCAAAAGCAGCGTGCGGTCTATGAGGCGTTTCCGCGTTCGAAATGCGCGCTGGCATTCAAGGCCATCGCGCAGAAGGTCGATACCTGGCCGTTGCCGGCCAACCCACGCGGACATCTGGAATTTTTCGTCGAGCGGCTCGTGCATCAGACAGCGGGACCGGTGCTATGAGCGCCAGCGGCTACAACCTTTACAAAAAGTCGGCACGTGACAGCCAGTACGAATTGATCGAGCGCTATGCGCCGCTGGTCAAGCGTATTGCCTATCACTTGCTGGCGCGCCTGCCGGCCAGTGTCCAGGTCGAAGACCTGATCCAGGCCGGGATGATCGGTCTGCTCGAAGTGTCGACCAAGTACGACGCGAGCAAGGGCGCGAGTTTCGAGACCTACGCGGGTATCCGTATCCGTGGTGCGATGCTCGATGAGGTCCGTAAAGGTGACTGGGCGCCGCGTTCGGTACATCGCAATACCCGGATGGTGAGCGATGCCATTCGCGCAATTGAAGCTAAAACCGGTCGTGACGCTAAAGATCATGAAGTTGCGGCCGAACTTCAATTGAGTCTCGACGATTATTACGGGATTTTGAACGACACCTTGGGCAGTCGCCTGTTCAGCTTCGACGACCTGTTGCAGGACGGCGAGCATGAAGGGCTGCATGAGGATGGCGCGAGTGCTCATCTCGAGCCGTCGCGCGACCTGGAGGACGAACGTTTCCAGGCCGCGCTGGCGGACGCGATTGCCAATTTGCCGGAGCGTGAGCGACTGGTCTTGGCGCTGTACTACGACGAAGAGCTGAACCTCAAGGAAATCGGTGAGGTCCTGGGGGTCAGCGAATCGCGGGTCAGCCAGTTACACAGCCAGTGCGCGGCCCGTTTGCGGGGGCGTTTGGGAGAGTGGCGAGCGCGCTGACAGGCAGTGTGGGGGACACTGCGGACGAGACTGGCACGACGTGGCCGGACTTGCGGTGTGTATTCCATGCAGTCGTTGAGTGCTCTGCCTGATTGATTGAATGGCGCGTTCAGGTGCTGGACGCGTTTAAGACTGCTTGGAGGTCGAATTGGACAAGAACATGAAAATCCTCATCGTTGATGACTTCTCAACGATGCGGCGGATCATAAAAAACCTGTTGCGTGACCTGGGGTTCACCAACACGGTCGAGGCTGACGATGGCACCACCGCCATTCCGGTCCTCAACAGTGGGAGCATCGACTTTCTGGTAACGGACTGGAACATGCCCGGCATGACCGGTATCGATCTGCTGCGCCATGTGCGCGCCGATGAAAAACTCAAGCACCTGCCGGTACTCATGGTGACCGCTGAAGCCAAGCGCGAACAAATCATCGAAGCTGCCCAGGCCGGCGTAAACGGTTATGTGGTCAAGCCCTTCACGGCCCAGGCGTTGAAAGAGAAGATCGAGAAGATCTTCGAACGCATCGGTTGAGAGTGGAATCATTCCGCCACGGGGGAGCTATGGAGCACAACGAATCTTCATTGGGCGATTTCGAATCGACCCTGAAAAAACACGCACTCGAACTGGTCGACAGCCTTGAAAAAGGCAAGTTCGGCGAAGCCGTGCAACTGATCCATGAGCTCAACCAGA from Pseudomonas chlororaphis subsp. chlororaphis encodes:
- the flhF gene encoding flagellar biosynthesis protein FlhF, giving the protein MQVKRFFAADMRQAMKLVRDELGADAAIIGNRRIAGGVELTAALDYKLSALAPRVPNMELEDELRKTQSRIVTAQAELSLRGDGDSSTNRQLFAGLPLTAAEPLIEPTFNEPQRPAPVAAAPAVDQRALDSMRFELNGLRELLEVQLGSLAWSQLQGSRPEQANLWRRLQRIGLSGPLARDLLALITEIDEPRQAWRMLLAHLARMIVTPEVEPLEEGGVIAMVGPAGMGKTTTLAKLAARYVLKYGAQNIALVSMDSYRIGAQEQLKTLGRILNVSVTHVDPGQSLAQALDPLLRKRVVLIDTAGLQASDPALRMQLESLAGRGIRAKNYLVLATTSQKQVLTAAYHSYKRCGLAGCILTKLDETASLGEVLSLAISHELPVAYLTDGPRIPDDLHLPRRHQLVSRAVSVQMQEEPSEEAMADMFADLYHNPTKRVG
- the fleN gene encoding flagellar synthesis regulator FleN, whose product is MGSMHPVQVIAVTGGKGGVGKTNVSVNLSLALAELGRRVMLLDADLGLANVDVLLGLTPKRTLADVIEGRCELRDVLLQGPGGIRIVPAASGTQSMVHLSPAQHAGLIQAFSDIGDNLDVLVIDTAAGIGDSVVSFVRAAQEVLLVVCDEPTSITDAYALIKLLNRDYGMNRFRVLANMAQSPQEGRNLFAKLTKVTDRFLDVALQYVGAVPYDECVRKAVQKQRAVYEAFPRSKCALAFKAIAQKVDTWPLPANPRGHLEFFVERLVHQTAGPVL
- the fliA gene encoding RNA polymerase sigma factor FliA, whose product is MSASGYNLYKKSARDSQYELIERYAPLVKRIAYHLLARLPASVQVEDLIQAGMIGLLEVSTKYDASKGASFETYAGIRIRGAMLDEVRKGDWAPRSVHRNTRMVSDAIRAIEAKTGRDAKDHEVAAELQLSLDDYYGILNDTLGSRLFSFDDLLQDGEHEGLHEDGASAHLEPSRDLEDERFQAALADAIANLPERERLVLALYYDEELNLKEIGEVLGVSESRVSQLHSQCAARLRGRLGEWRAR
- a CDS encoding chemotaxis response regulator CheY; translation: MKILIVDDFSTMRRIIKNLLRDLGFTNTVEADDGTTAIPVLNSGSIDFLVTDWNMPGMTGIDLLRHVRADEKLKHLPVLMVTAEAKREQIIEAAQAGVNGYVVKPFTAQALKEKIEKIFERIG